The stretch of DNA AACTGCATCAATTTGTGCCATTATTTCTTTTTTAAAATTAAATTCTTTAAAGTTCATATTTTCTCCATCTAATATATTTTTTGCTTATCCATTATTGTACCACGATTTTAAAAAAAATAATACAAATAAATAATATGCTTCACTTTAACATAAAGGAAATAAATTATTTTAACTGTATAATAGTAATAAGAAATTAAATATAGGGAGGTGAAGAAACTACTATAAAGTAGTTTCTATACAATGGACATAAGAGATAATGAAAAGGTTTTAACTGTCAAGGATTGGATTATAATTCAAATAATTATGATGATTCCAATTGTCAATGTTATTATGTGGATAAAATGGCTTATTTCAGATAAAACAAATCAAAATTTAAAAAACTTTCTAATTTCTTCATTGATTATGTTAGTTATTGGAGGATTATTTTGGTTTATTTTTATGACATTTTTAATGACTCCAAATATGCCTATGTAAAAAAAAGGATGATAATTCATCCTTTTTTTAATTTTTATACGCTTCAATATCTAAAAGTTCATCTAATTTTACAAATTCATACCCTTTATCTCTATAATATGGAATTAGTTTCAATAAAGCTTCATAAGATGTGTTTTTATCTGGTTGTGTATGCATAAGGATAACACTTCCGTTTTTAGTTTCTTTTTCTTGGGTACTTACAACCTGTTCTATTGTTCTCTTTTTGTTCCAATCTTCTCCGTCTACATTCCATAAAACAATATTCATCCCTAATTCACTTACAGCTTTTTTAACATTTTCTGTAATTATTCCATAAGGAGGTCTATATAATTTAGGACTTACTCCTGTTATATCTTTTATTACAGAATTTGTATTTTCTATTTCTGAGAAAACTTTATCTTTAGTAGCTGTTCCAAAATTTGAATGACTATAACTATGATTTAGGACTAAATGCCCTTCATCAAAAGCTCTTTTCACTTCCTCTTTATTTAAAACAACTCTATTTCCTACAAAGAAAAATGATGCTTTTATTTTTTCTTTCTTCAAAAGATCTAAAATATTAGAAAGTGAACTAGTATTTGGTCCATCATCAAAAGTTAAAGCTATTTTTTTAATCTTTTTATCTCCAGAAGAATATATTTTTTCAGTTGCATTTCCTTTAAAAAAAATAACAAAATATACACAAATTATTGATAATAATTTTAAAATTCTTTTCATACTTCCCCCTATATTATGCTGGTTTACTATAATTTGTTAATAACTTATTCGAAGCAACTCCTTTTCTTCCTTTTCTTTATAATTGTTATCGTTATTATATAAAAAAGCTGACTTTTATCTTTTTATAAAAGTCAGCTTTTGATATATTTAAATTATCGATAATCTTTACAAATTATTAATTCACAATTTATCGAATTCGTATTTTGTATAATTTTTTGTTCAAGAACTGGAGGTTTATCAGAAAAATAAGCAAAATTATTAGTTGATGAAACTCTTCCGTAAGCCATTCCAGTTTCACTTCCAGAAGCACCTCTATTAACTCCAGCTATAAAAAATACATAAGTATCAAATTCTTTTTTTACAGGAATTAAGGCATAATTTACTCCATCTAAAGTTATTGTTTCAGCAAGATAGTTTTCAACTAAAATATCAATACAAATTTCTGAAGAAGCATCAACAGCAGATAAAAAACATTTCTTTTGAAAATTAGAATTAAAATTTTCTAATCTAATCAAAACATAATCTATATACTTATTTGGAGAAATAACTACATCTTTAGATCCCCAAAATATATTAGGCCCTCCACTTTTCCAACTATTGATACCTCTATTTGAAGTTTTAAAAAGATCATATCTAGCTTTAAAAATTAAAGAATTTTCATCTATAGATGATAAATTATTGTCTTCTATTATTGCTCCAGCCCCTATGTTATTTTTGTGAATAATTGTAGTATTCCAATTTCCATTAGGCTTTGTATAGAAAAAAGAGTTTGTTATCATATTTTGTTCTTTAGACTCACTATTTATACTCCAAGTTCCACCTTCACTTCCATTAATAATAACTCCTTTTGTTTTACCTTTAAAAACTATATCTCCATCAAAAAATTGACAGCCATTTAGCATATACCCAACTTCTACATTTTCAAATCTTATAGATTCATCTATATTGTGATTAAATTGGCAACCAGTAAACGAAGCGTGAGAGTTATTAGGGTAGTTAATTCCATCAGTTGTCCCGCCCACAACTCTTGCTCCATTTTGATTTCTATTAAATTGACAATTAGATGCCATATTATTTCCACCACCAGTGAAATAACCTATATAATTTTCTCCAGCTATACAACCATTTAGTTGACAATATTCCCCTCTTACATCATTTTTTATCCCTACGTAATTTTTATAAGCTTTAAAATTATTTAAAATTGGAATTTTGTAGTATTGAGGGGCTGATTGAGCCCCTGTATTTTTAATTTTTATGCCTGAATCATTACATCCGCTAGCAGAGCAATTATTTAAAGTAACTGATAAACAACCATCTAAATACCATCCAACTTGCTCACCTTTAATTGATGGTCTTACTCTTTCATTACTTCCTAGAATATGAATATTTTCAATAAGACAATTTACATTAGAAAGAATTTTAATTACATTATTTTGTAAATTACTTTTAAATATAGTATTAAACTCTCCCTTTAAAAAAGTTCCATTAGGAATATTTAAATAGGTTATTAAATAAGTTCCTGCTGGAATCTTTATTTCTTCTCCTATATGTGAATCTATTATATTTTGAATTAAAAGAGTTTGATCAACACTACCATCTTTAATAATATCCTCAAAATAATTAAAATTATTTTTTTCATCATCATACCAAAAAATTTTCATATATTAATGCCTCCATCTAAAAAATTAATTTAGTTTGTATATAATTTTTTATACTTTCTCTCTATAAATTTCATATATTCTTTTTTTCTCTTCAGCTCTAAATTCAAATTGGTTTTCCCAATTTATTTTAGTTATATCTATTGAGAACTTAGGATATTTATTACATATCTCTATAGCTGGTTGAGTTAATGGGAACTTATGTCTCATAAAGTAATCTGATGTATCTCTTCCTATTATCATTGATGATATAATTGATAATCTATCTGGAATTTCAAAAATCTCAAACTCTGTAGGTAAATTTCTCATCATATTATGATATTTTACAAAGAAATCTCCATCATTATAGTATAATCTTAATTTAATCCAGAATGCTAATTTTTCAAAGAATCCCATCTCATAAATAGACATTTCTGTATCTGTTATATTTATCATATTTCCAGCACATCTTGGATTATTTAAATATTTTAATCTTGCTTCTTCTGCAAACCAGTTATTAAAAACTTCACCAAATAATCCCATACTATAATCTCCATAGTCTAACTCATGTCCTACTTCATGCCCTACAACCCAAGATTTTGCATAATTTGCTAACTCTCTATCTAAAATAGCTAAAGGATTATTTGCATATGCTGTATATGCTCCTCCAAATGATACTCCAGCATGTGGATTTGCATTTCCACCTTCCCATAGAAGTCTTTTATAAGGAATTGCATTTTCAAAATATGTATCTACTTCAGCTATATAATATAAGAAGTCTAAAAATTCATCTAAAGTTTCAACTTTTGTTGTTAATTTTCCATTTGGAATATTTTCTCTTATCCAATCGTATCTTAAAGCCGCTGTAAAGTTCTTTCCTTCAACATAAGCTGTGTTTGAACTTACATGATCAAGCTCTGGATATGTTAAGTTTCTTTCTTTAGAATAAAATTCGTCTTCAGTTGTATAACCATATTTATAATGTAAGCCCGTAACTTTATCTGTTGTATAAAGTTTTATCTCTTCTTTTCTATCTCCTGTAGTGTGCCCATTTATAAAGACATGTCCTGTTTTATCTCCTAAGTTAACTATATTAATTCCTTTTTTTATATAGAATGTATGTTCACTTAAAGGTTTATGATCAGCTAAGCATAATTCTAATCTAAGATCTCTATTACTTATTATAATTTGATCTACATTTGGATAGATATAATAAGGTGTTGGATATATTC from Candidatus Cetobacterium colombiensis encodes:
- a CDS encoding polysaccharide deacetylase family protein codes for the protein MKRILKLLSIICVYFVIFFKGNATEKIYSSGDKKIKKIALTFDDGPNTSSLSNILDLLKKEKIKASFFFVGNRVVLNKEEVKRAFDEGHLVLNHSYSHSNFGTATKDKVFSEIENTNSVIKDITGVSPKLYRPPYGIITENVKKAVSELGMNIVLWNVDGEDWNKKRTIEQVVSTQEKETKNGSVILMHTQPDKNTSYEALLKLIPYYRDKGYEFVKLDELLDIEAYKN